CGGTTGCGGTCATCGTGGGTCCTCCTGGCGGTTCGGCGGATCGTGCGGTTCCTGGGCGGCGTCCCGGCCCTGCGGTGCGGGCAGCTCGCGCGGGGCGCCCGGGCCCGCGGACCGGCCGCGGGTCAGCCCGCGCTGGAAGGCCCCGAAGACGGCGCCGAGCTCCTCCGCGCTGGGCCCGGCGGCGGCCGGCCCGGCCTCCGGCGCGGCGGGCGCGGGCAGGGCCGCCCGGGGCCGGACGGGCAGCGGACGGCGCATCGGCAGCACGGCCGCGGGCTGCGGCTCGCCCTCCGGCCCCTCCGACGGCCCCGGCACGGCGGCCAGGACGGGCGGCGACGGCTCGGGCCGTGGCGGGGCGGGCGGCGGCTCGACCTCCGACAGCAGCGCGGCCGGCAGCAGGACGACCGCCGTCGTCCCGCCGTACGGCGAGCGGCGCAGGGCGACCTCGATGCCGTGCCGGCGGGCCAGCCGCCCGGCCACGAAGAGGCCGAGCCGCTCCGTCCGGGTGGGGTCGAACTCCTGCGGCTCGGCGAGGGTGCGGTTGGCGGCGGCCAGCTCGTCCGCGTCCATGCCGAGGCCGCGGTCGTCGATCTCCAGCACGTGCCCGTGGGCGGCCCCGCCGGACCGCATGGTGACCTGGGTGTGCGGCGGCGAGAAGGAGGTGGCGTTCTCGACGAGTTCGGCGACCAGGTGGGCGAGGTCGGCGACGGCCTCCCCGGCCACCGCGACCGGCGGCATCGGCGGCACGACGACCCGCTCGTACTCCTCGACCGCGCCGACCGCCGAACCGACCACGTCCACCAGCGGGACGGGCCGGCGCCAGGCCCGGCCGGGGGCGGCGCCGGAGAGGATGATCAGGCCCTCGGCGTGGCGGCGCATCCGGGTGGTCAGGTGGTCGACCCGGAACAGGTCGGCCAGCTCCTCGGGGTCGGTGACCCGGCGCTCCATCGTGTCCAGCAGCTTGAGCTGGCGGTGGATCAGGGCCTGGCTGCGCCGGGCGATGTTGACGAAGACCCCGGAGATCCCGGCCCGCAGCCTGGCCTGCTCGACCGCGGCCTCGACGGCGGCCCGCCGGGCGTGGTTGAGGGCGCGGCCCACGTCGCCGATCTCGTCGTCGCCGAAGGTGAGCTGCGGGGCGGCCCGTTCCACGTCGACGTTCTCGCCGGCGGCGAGGCGGCGCACCAGGTCGGGCAGCTGGCGGTGGGCGAGCCGGTCCGCGGAGGCGCGCAGGCGCAGCAGCCGGCGGGTGATCCGGCGGCCGGTGCGCACCGAGTACCAGACCGACAGGACGACGGCGACGAGTCCGGCGCCGCCCGCGATCCCGGACCGGAGCAGCTGGTCGTCGGCGTAGGCGCGGCCGCGGGCCGCCGAGTTGAGCGCGGCCTGGCTGCACAGCTCGGAGTAGCGGTGGGCGATCGGGTCCATGGTGGCGCGCCAGCGCGTCCGGTCGTAGACGGCGTGGGCGCCGGAGCCGCCGTCCAGGACGGCCTCCTCGGCGGTGACCAGAGCGCGGTAGCGGCTGTCGGCGGTGAGGGCGTCGAAGAGCGCGCGGGAGTCGGCGGGCAGCGCGGCGGCGTACGTCCGCTGGAAGATCCGGCGGTCCTCCACCGCGGCGCCGAACGCCCGGGACTGCGCCGGATCGAAGGAGCCGGCCGCGTGGGCGCCGGAGTAGAGGGCGTCCTCCCGGGAGGCGAACTCGCGGACCCGGACGAGCTCGATGACGGTCTGCGCCTCGCGGGCGAGCCGCCCGGCCTGGAGGGCGGTGAGCGCGGACTGGACGGTGAAGGCGGGTTCCACCACGGCGGTGTAGGCGTCGACGGCGTCGCCCCAGCCGATCGCGCGGGAGGTCACGTTGCTGCGCAGCACCGTGAGCCCGTCGGTCGCGTCGAGTTCGGCGGCGAGCGCGGCCCGCTGGTCGGCGGAGAGGTCGCCCTGCCGGCCGGGGTCGGTGGCGACGGCCCGCATCGCGCGGACCTTCTCGTCGGTGGCGTGCTGCTGGGCGGAGTAGGCGGCCAGTTCGGTCGCCCCGCCGCCGGAGCCGAGGTACTCGGCGGCGAGCCGCCGCTCCGTCTGGACCTGCCCGACGACCGTGTCCACCGGTGAGCCGAACGTCCGGTAGGCGCTCTCCAGGCGGATCAGGTCCCGCAGGTCGCCGGTGGTCGAGACGACCGCGAACGACCAGAGCGCCACCAGGGCGAGCAGCGGGATCAGGACGAGGGTGGTGATCCTGGTCCGGATGGACGGGGTGCCGAGGTGTCTTCGCATGGTCTCCCCGGGAACGTTCCTGGCGCCTGGACGGCAGCAAGTTACCCGCCCGTAGGCAGCGCGGCGCCGCTCGGTCGGTGAAGCTTCGGTGCAGATCCGGACGCCGGGGGCCGCCCGGTGGGGCGTCGCCCGGCGCACCGTACGATGGAGCGGTACGTCTGGTACCTGCCCAGGACTGGAACGGAAGCAATGACGAGGGCCGAGCCGTGAGCGCGTCCGACAATGCCCCGCTCGGCGGGCCCCACGACCCGTTCGGCGGGCCCCGTCCCGGCGATCCGCAGGACCCGGAGAACCGCCCCGCGCGGCTCGCCGTCGGCGTGGTCGGCACCGGCCGGGTCGGCCCCGCGCTCGGCGCCGCGCTCCAGCTGGCCGGCCACCGGGTGGTGGCCGCCTCCGGGGTGTCCACGGCCTCCCGGCGCCGCGCGGATGCGCTGCTGCCCGGCGTCCGGCTGGTCTCCCCGCCGCAGGTGCTGGCCGCGGCCGACCTGGTGCTGCTGACCGTCCCCGACGACGCGCTGGCCGACCTGGTCGGCGGGCTGGCCGCCACCGGGGCCGTCCGGCCCGGGCAGATCGTGGTGCACACCTCGGGCGCGCACGGCGTGGCGGTGCTGGAACCCGCCGTCCGGGCCGGCGCACTGCCGCTGGCCCTGCACCCGGCGATGACCTTCACCGGCACCTCGGTCGACCTGGCCCGGCTGGCCGGCTGCCCGTTCGGCGTGACCGCCCCGCAGGAGCTGCGGCCGGTCGCCGAGGCGCTGGTGGTCGAGATGGGCGGCGAGCCCGAGTGGGTGCCCGAGGATGTCCGCCCGCTCTACCACACGGCCCTGGCGCACGGCGCGAACCACCTGGTCACGCTGGTCGCCCAGGCCCTCGAACTGCTCCGTACGGCGGGTGTCGCCGAGCCGGGGCGCATGCTCGGACCGCTGCTCGGCGCGGCCCTGGACAACGCCCTGCGCTCGGGCGACGCGGCCCTGACCGGACCGGTCGCCCGCGGCGACGCGGGGACGGTCCGGCGCCACCTGGAGCAGCTGGCGGGCGCCTCCCCGGACATCGCTCCGGCGTACCGTGCGATGGCCCGGGCCACCGCACAGCGGGCGCTCCGCGGCGGGACCCTGAAGGAAGAGGCGGCGGCGGCGCTGCTGGACGTACTGAACGAGGAGAAGCACTGATGGCACGCGGCAAGCAGCCGGCCCGGGCGAAGGCCCCCGCACCACCGTCGTCACGCACACCGTCGGCGACTTCGAGGCCGCCTTCTGGCCGGACGAGCAGCCGGTGGACAACGCCGTCGTGATGACCATGGGCGCCCTGCACGAGGGGCACGCCGCGCTGGTGCGCGCCGCCCGCAAGCAGGTCGGCCGGGACGGCCGGGTCGCCGTGACGGTCTTCGTGAACCCGCTGCAGTTCGGCGCCGGCGAGGACCTGGAGCGCTACCCGCGCAGC
The Kitasatospora paranensis genome window above contains:
- a CDS encoding sensor histidine kinase; the protein is MRRHLGTPSIRTRITTLVLIPLLALVALWSFAVVSTTGDLRDLIRLESAYRTFGSPVDTVVGQVQTERRLAAEYLGSGGGATELAAYSAQQHATDEKVRAMRAVATDPGRQGDLSADQRAALAAELDATDGLTVLRSNVTSRAIGWGDAVDAYTAVVEPAFTVQSALTALQAGRLAREAQTVIELVRVREFASREDALYSGAHAAGSFDPAQSRAFGAAVEDRRIFQRTYAAALPADSRALFDALTADSRYRALVTAEEAVLDGGSGAHAVYDRTRWRATMDPIAHRYSELCSQAALNSAARGRAYADDQLLRSGIAGGAGLVAVVLSVWYSVRTGRRITRRLLRLRASADRLAHRQLPDLVRRLAAGENVDVERAAPQLTFGDDEIGDVGRALNHARRAAVEAAVEQARLRAGISGVFVNIARRSQALIHRQLKLLDTMERRVTDPEELADLFRVDHLTTRMRRHAEGLIILSGAAPGRAWRRPVPLVDVVGSAVGAVEEYERVVVPPMPPVAVAGEAVADLAHLVAELVENATSFSPPHTQVTMRSGGAAHGHVLEIDDRGLGMDADELAAANRTLAEPQEFDPTRTERLGLFVAGRLARRHGIEVALRRSPYGGTTAVVLLPAALLSEVEPPPAPPRPEPSPPVLAAVPGPSEGPEGEPQPAAVLPMRRPLPVRPRAALPAPAAPEAGPAAAGPSAEELGAVFGAFQRGLTRGRSAGPGAPRELPAPQGRDAAQEPHDPPNRQEDPR
- a CDS encoding Rossmann-like and DUF2520 domain-containing protein, whose product is MSASDNAPLGGPHDPFGGPRPGDPQDPENRPARLAVGVVGTGRVGPALGAALQLAGHRVVAASGVSTASRRRADALLPGVRLVSPPQVLAAADLVLLTVPDDALADLVGGLAATGAVRPGQIVVHTSGAHGVAVLEPAVRAGALPLALHPAMTFTGTSVDLARLAGCPFGVTAPQELRPVAEALVVEMGGEPEWVPEDVRPLYHTALAHGANHLVTLVAQALELLRTAGVAEPGRMLGPLLGAALDNALRSGDAALTGPVARGDAGTVRRHLEQLAGASPDIAPAYRAMARATAQRALRGGTLKEEAAAALLDVLNEEKH